The following DNA comes from Kluyveromyces lactis strain NRRL Y-1140 chromosome E complete sequence.
ATCGATCCCGTTACCGCTTCACAACCTGTAACTCATCATAATGTGTTgattgaagaagcaaaatGGATGCGTGAAGACTTCCGTGAATCGTTGAATTATAAGATAGCCATGTGCACTCAAATGGCACAGGCAGTTATGGAATTTTGGACTTATGGTAAAGTATGCTGTATCAATTGTAAAAGTATTCCACCGCCATCAAAGGACATAGAAGATATTGCTTCCTCCCAAGATATGGGAACAAAAATCAGTACAGTTGAGCCAGAacaaaaagataaagaatCAAACACAAGTCCTGATCAATCCAACGATGATGGGTCTTCTAAAATTGCTGAAGATGTGGAGATGTCAGAGGATGGTGTAAAATCAAGTACCGGTTTAACTGATGGGAGTGAAGCGGTGGAAGAGAAGTCTGAAAATGGTATCAAAGAGGGGGACAAGGAAACTGATAAAAACTCATCTGAAGAGCCTACCATAGACATACAAAAGTTACTAAAGAGAGTTAACCCCAAAGATGAAATCGTCGCTCCATCTCTTCCGGTTACCTCCATGGAAGTTTATTTAGCTAAGAAATCATCCTCTCCCTTCAGGAATTACATTGATATAAAGGAATTATCAACACTGGGAGCAGCCATTTCAAACTCACTCCCTTTGTATGGTCTTTTGGACGAAAAGAATCTCGATTCTAGCAGACCATTGCCCTTTGAACCGGTTTCAAAGGCAATTTCTCCTCTTGACGAGGACCATTTCATGAAATTAGTAGAAAAGCAATTTGTTGACGAAGAACCATCTCTAGTTCCTTTATCAAAACGACGTGGTATGTTTTATGGAAATAGACGTAGCCATTATCTTCGCCCTCCTAATGCGCCATCATTACGCTATTTGAAATTTCGTACACCCACCATCTGGTTACCTGAAGATGATCAGGAGCTTGTCAAAAATATAAACCAGTATGCCTATAACTGGGACCTCATTAGTTCTCAGATGTCCAATCATCacaaaagagaatatgTTTCAAACATCGAACGTAGAACCCCTTGGCAATGCTTTGAGCGGTTCGTTCAACTAAACGAAAAGTTCAACATTGCAGATATGAAGGGTCCAAAGGCTCATAATGCACAAATATGGTTGTACGAAGCTCATAAATtacagcagcagcaaaaAAGGAGAATATCTCCCCTTGGTGTGGGATCGGAATCCATACAACGAGGACATAGGCGTTTACGCTGGGCAAGTATGTTTGAGGCAATGAGAAAGTGCAttaaaaaaagagaaaacgCACCCAGACCAAATCCTTCGCAGCCGCGTAAACCTTTTGATGTTAAGAATATGAGTGTTCCAACCCCTCAAGAAATGTCAGACTTAAAAGCTCAGCGTGATGAGGCCTTGAGAAGGGATATGCAAATAAAACGTGCTGCCAAACAAAGGATGCAGATGGCTCAATTGCAGCAAGGAAAGCTTCCTCTCACTACAGCATCAAGTCCGAATTTGCCTATGGCAAATAATCCTAACTCAAAGGATTCAAGAATTAGGTCTAAGCAGTCCACTCCCCAGAGTGCACCACCACTaggtgaaaaagaaaaggttaCAACTCAAACTCCCACACAGAGAAATACGAAACCGGCTAATAAACGTGAAATCATTGAAGGATATGCCAAAAAAATACTTTTTCAGAAACCCAATTTCACTCCAGAACTTGCTCTAATGGCTGCTGAAAATATTTACAGGAGCTTGCCATTGTCTGATCAACAAAGGAAAACTGTAATTTATGACAATGTTGCACAACCGAAAGTGCGTCCACCAGAGATGAAACATTCTTCTCCGACGCCTCAAGAGATTTTGCAACGTGCTCAGAAAAAGTGAATACAATTAATAATATATAATCAGTTCATAATCACAACATTGATTCAAGCAAAGAATTACGAATAATGAGTCCTTTTGTTATAATcattatttcaatatatatatgtatgtaaattcaaacatttgGGAAAGTGTAAACAGCAGATTCCTCCTTTGGTACGCCGTTGGCTTTGTAGGATACTTTCCATTTCACTCTGAGTGGCTTTGGGGCATTCTTCACTGCGTTATCAATCCAACTTTTTTGATGGATTCCATCCTTTGCATAGGATGACAAAACAGTATTTGATTGTGGTAAAAGTCTCAATTGTTGGGCTTTAGGAACCGCTAGCATTAATGTAAGGTCTGTAAGTTGCGAAATTGAcacatttgaaaagaaagaagtcaCCTTGATGGTGCTTTCTGATTCTCTAGAAATTGCAAATTCAAACTTCAAAACATCTGACTGGTTTACAAGGAAACGGTCAGACACTATGGAAGGTTGAGTAGAATGTTGAACGGCTGGTGCTGAAAACTCACTCAATAAGTCATTGCTATGAGTATCTTGTTGAGCTTGGACAggtgatggtgatgataGATCACTCAACAGATCGAAATTTGAGTTGGTTGTGGTAGTTGTGGTAACAGGTACGGCAGGAGATGCATGAGCTGCTGTGTCCAAGGCTATGCTGCCCCCAAATCCaaagttgttgttgttgttgttgttgtcaGAGAAATTCAAGTCATTCAGACCGCTCAACAGGTCATCTTCTAAATTGTTTCtggcagcagcagcagtagaatttgaagaagaacttttattaacttcttcgtcatcaaaatcaatcaaATTTATTTCATTGGCTAACGCACCACCATTATTAACAGATGAGGAAATGTTATCGACATTAATTTGATTTGCTTCACCAGCATGTCCTgctttcaataaatcatacttttgaaccaattggtTGACCGTATCATTGAACTTGAGTAAATCCTGGACaaattcatcgtcatcgtgTTCTTCCTCGATAATTTTTTGGAATCTTGGCTGTGATGACCTTAAAGCATTATATAGTTCGAcaattgtttcattttctatATCTGGTGAGTCGTTGGTCCCTAACATTTCGTTCAACAAGTCTGCCTTACGTCTTAGTTTGGTTAATTCTTCATTTAAGATCTGCTTAGACTGAATCATGTTGTCTTCCTTGAATCCGGCCATGACcttcatcaatttgttgGCTTCCCTCAAATCTTCAGGTTTACCACGTCTTATCAATTCCTCCAATTTGGCAGCTTGAgcaatttcttgttctttttgaatttcaCTTGGAGTTTTCAAATGTTCGCTTGGTTTCAAAACAGCGAGATCCTCACTGTTGATTTTTGGGAAAGTGTAGCCTTTGTATTTCAATAGCCTATGCATGTCCCTAATATATCCCATATCTTCTTTATAAGCAGAGTGTTTGCAAATAGTTTGGTACCATTCCTCAATAGCAGTCAAGATTAGTCGTTGCACTTTACTAAAACGGACGGGTGGTCTCTCTGGGAAACGCTTCACCAATTCGTTCAAGAATTCCTTCCTAGAAATCTGTAAATGGAATGGATACCCACAATTCTTGACCAGTACATCTAATAAACTCAACGCGAAGATAGCTGTATGAGTATCTCTTGAGTTAATCAGTCTCACAATGGAAATTGCGGCTTCTCTCGGAGCAGCACCCTGCTTATCGTTGATATAGTCAGCAACATCCAAATTCAAGGCCAAATCTGGCTCTGGAAGAGAAATACGACAAGCCCTCTGAATCTTTCTAGTTAATGGATCGGATTGCGGTTGCATCCGTCTCACTGGTCCTTCATCCAGATGAATAGACATCATGTCGTGTTTTCACttagaaacaaaaaggTGAAAGATCTATTCACGGATAAGAGTTCAAATCGATTGGAGTCCTACCGTTTGAGCACTAGTAGTTGGCACTTTCTAATTGACCTAAGCAGAATGCGATGTAGAGCGTTGAATCCAGTAAGGTGAAAATATGTTCAGATTATGGATGGTTGAGAAATTCTTTAACATatctgaagatgaataAAGCCTTtactttattttttttcctgtaACCAACATTTGGAAAGACCCCttttaaagaaagatatcaacaaagagTGGTTTATGAAACACTGAGAAGATATTCAGCAGAGGAAGACTACTCAAATGTCAGATTTGGTATTCATTAATGTGTTAATGTATCTGTCCTGAAGTCTGCCAATTCCGGATAGCTGGTAATAAACATACTTGAAGTAAAAGAGACAATGCTATGATGAGTGAAAACATTACAGCAGTAGAACCTCAGGAAAACAATGATGTCGAAGCTGATAGTGACCCCTTCAATATCGACAAGCTAATTGTCGATTATGATTATTTATTGTACAAGATTCAAGATGAATTGGAGTCGATCCAATTAAAGACGTTAGAGATATGTCAAAAACAGAATGAAATAGTTGAACATGGTATCATAGAGGAAGTCATTGATGGAAATATTGGGATGGCGAAGGATCTTTTACAGAAATGTGATGATTTGGAGAAGCATTATGATCAATTGGATGCGGTTGAAGGCATTGTTGTATCATTCAAAAGCCGATTAAAAGGGGTAATAACACAAtataaaaaatatataGATACGAAGAAGTGAATATATGTTACGAAGGCTTTTGCATTGTAGATCAATTAACTTCATTATGTTTGGTGGCTGAATAATGCATTAAGCTTCCGATTGAGAAATCCGAAAGATGATTACCAAGAGATGTTGTCTTGATTCAGAAcaattttccttttcaaataatctAACCTCTGTCTATCCCATCTGCGAGCTTCAATTGTAGTCTTCATTCTGATGCATGAAAGGACCAGAAGTGCCACGGTCTTGaattttatcttttgatGAGAGAATCGCATATTGTGGAATGGTATATCTGCATATGGGTTGTAAACTGGTACTTCGTTCTGTAACTTCAGAATGTCTAATTTGACGTGTTGAGAACTTGCCCTTAAGACACGGTTTAGATATTGGTTCATTGTCTTCAAGTCATTATTTTGTTTAACTTCATTGGCATACTTTAAGCGGTAATAATCAATCTCATCCTTTAGGGTTCCCTTCTCAGTAGTTTTTGAGAAGACCTCTGCTGTGGAATTTGGATTTGccttctgtttcaataaaCTCTTCTGCAACTCCAAATTTTCGTCTTGGAGTGACTTCAACTCCCCCAAAAATTTGTCCTTCATGGATTGATATTTGGAATACCATTTATTGTTCAGAATATCTTTCGCATCTTCTGAGTTTTCTGCTTGTTTTGACGCGTCTTTCAGTTTCACGAATTCTTTAGTGATGAATTCCAATCTTGattgattctttttcaattcttctttgtaATCATCTTTGTGACTCCTGACTTTTGAAAGTTCATTCAATAAAGAGTTCTTTTCGGTTAACAAACTGTTAAATCTTGATTGTAGCTGTaagatttctttgtctttttcaTTCAGAATATTGGACAGTTGGCCGGATTGATCTTTGCCCTCTTGTAAAAGCTCCTCATTTGAACGTCGTATCGTTTCATACTTTCTTCTCCACATGGctagttctttttctttggtatcCTTAATTGAGTTTAGTTCCATCTGCAACAATGATATCCTGTTCTGCAatttacttttttcttcgagAACATCTGTGGGAAGATCAGGGTTTACTTGCTTACGCAACTTTTGAATCTCTTCCTTATGATTTTCCTTGAGCTTGGAAACGTTAGATGTTACATCTTGCAATTCATGTTCCAAGTCTTTCACTGTTGAACGAAGCGCCCGAATTTCgttgttctttctttgaatgtCAACCTCGACCgatttttttgaaggaGATTGTCTTATCAAATTATCTAATCTTCTCGACAAAGAGttgttttcagttttcaATATGTCATTACTCTTTCTCATTTCAAGTAGTTCTTGTCTCATTGCTTCCACTTCACTTGAAGTATATGGTAATTGTTTTCTTAGCAATTCACtgactttttctttatgTTTATCTTGTGAAGCATGTAACTCTTCTTGGCAAGAATTGAGTTGATCTTCGAGAGATTTTACAGTTTGTTTGAGATCTTTTTCAGAAAACTTAAGTGATTTATTAGTTTCGAGCAACCTTAGTCTTTCAGAAGATAATTCATTGAGTCTCTTAACTGCTTCAGAGTCACTCGATGATAGATTTTCAGTCAATTGTTTTATCTGTTGATCTTTATGAGTGATTATCTTTTGGTGGGTCTCCCTTATTGAGGACAGTTCCTCTTGTAATAAAGATACTTCTCTCTCCAATGATTGTCTCTGGTGTTCATTTCTCTGTAGTTGGGCTTCAAGATTTCTGATTGCTTCATTTTTAGAATCAAGCGTTGATTGAAGATCTAATAAACTACCGCTTTGATGATCAAACTCTTGAAGCTGAGATGTAAGCCATTTaattttttcctttaaaTCAGAACATTCTCTTTCCTTAGAAGTCAGTGAAGTACTGGTCTCGTTGATCttactttgaagaaggtcaACCTGCATTCCATGTTGGCATTCCTTTTCAGTCTGTTCAGTTctcatattgaaaattttattttctaaGGACTTGATTGTATCTTTAAGCTGTTGCAACTGTGCATCCGTATCAATTAGGTTCTCTTTCGTCGAGCGTAATTCTTCCTTCAGCTTATCATTCGATTCTTTAAGCTTTGCTATATCTTCATGTTCATCATTCTGATCCTCTATTCTATCACATTGTTTTTGCAAAGCCGTATAGTCGAGATTCAACTGTCGATACCTTACTTTCAAGTCATCAAGTTCATCTAAAATCTCTAAATTCTTCACAATCTCACcatcatcagaaatgttgttcaaaaacttcaacaaactGGTGCATTTAATCCGTAAATTATAATTTTCCATCtgcaatttcttcaaactgCTCTCCGTTTCTTTCAACGGATTAGAAGTCAGGTTTTCAGTAGTTTCTTGATCCTTGATAAGTAAATCATCCaccaaattctttcttgagTTCGGCCTACGTTCTTGAATGATGCCCTCTGGTACAGTCTCGTCAAAAGAGGTATCATTGAAAAGCCTTGTAGAACTAAATGTCTCATCTACTACACTAGGATTACGTACCCTTTTCCTCTCAGCAGGAAGATCACTGCCAGATTCAAGTGACCTTTTTAATCCGTTTTCCTTCAGTAGATCAATACCTTCCTTACGCTTTTCCTCCGCATATCCGATAGGAGTAAACTCGTACTTTTTCAGCTTACCTGCATGTGGTGTTTCCATCACAGAAGACATATCATATGTACGCTAGTCCAGTGGTTGAAATGTACACCTTGAACATGTGTTACTCTGACCCTGTTCTGTTTACTTTTCGTTTGTTTATGATTTGGGAatcttttgatatttgtGTAAAAGCTAAAGAACGCGTCATTTACCCGGCCAATATAAACTGTCCGATGACAGGCGCTAATGCAACATACCATTATGAACAGAACGCACTCGAACTCTATTATAGGTGCTATGTATTAAGTAACGTCCACGCTTTCTCCATAAGTTGATATACCTGCCCGTATCGAACATCTTACGGTAGTTTTGTCTTACGTTGAAACTTGAAAGAACTGGAACAATGAAGTTGGCTTTGATGTTTACTGAACTTTGGGAACTCAGATTGAAATTTAACCTCCAAATTGTAAAACCGTTGAATACCACTAAGATGATTCTAATTAACTACCTTGGATCTATGCTTGgacttttcaacattaaTAATGCATATCTATCAAATTATAATGTATGTAGTCGCGTTATTTCCTTATATAAGTAATCCACGTCGCCCCAATCGTCCTTTCCCTTCTCTTGAACCTCAGCGATGACATTGAGATCATTCTCTTCGAGTAGTTTCCATAGAAGTTCGCGTTCTGATTCATATTTGGGTCTAATTGGTATTTGTAAGTATACTTTTCCGTTTTCCGAGAGAAATTTTACGATCATATCCACAAGCCATATAGGATGTTGTGGGGAATATATCGGATCTGCTATTACTATGGTATCGAAAGGTTCATTTCCATATTTCTCGGTGAATGACAATGGATCAGTCCAGTCAAGCACATCTGCGGTGACATCGTTTAAA
Coding sequences within:
- the EAF1 gene encoding Eaf1p (similar to uniprot|Q06337 YDR359C Saccharomyces cerevisiae VID21 Component of the NuA4 histone acetyltransferase complex) produces the protein MSSASKGNATGSKSPEQLLEERRHLLVQLYCISQITELKNVENHERIGKEIEKFLDQHTLIKDKPIDINALPKFRPRDVSSDRKLNNRSKSSSPSEVKRELKKQRSKDVSPSGSEEHDVDTQTLPQSQTRVVPRVQSQQSIQQSSRQSMVQAQSSRQLQQQQLQKQRSVSPTQKLPITHNNVPPVVVQAHMEPKSVQYPETQSKPSTSGKRLLDEEQQDISENQISKRQRLDSGNLSNSTAARNAATMEIPPHPYSQMIDISQLHADPTPIGVKEPQPYIIESIINNVSKEERKTFFEDDINVKEAVYMITKENAPTKLAKGMPIQEIKYLSQTLPLLRLIPQSQKALTTDLINTALNERRITVVASRIEELRRLNLWSLRQPRKFIDPVTASQPVTHHNVLIEEAKWMREDFRESLNYKIAMCTQMAQAVMEFWTYGKVCCINCKSIPPPSKDIEDIASSQDMGTKISTVEPEQKDKESNTSPDQSNDDGSSKIAEDVEMSEDGVKSSTGLTDGSEAVEEKSENGIKEGDKETDKNSSEEPTIDIQKLLKRVNPKDEIVAPSLPVTSMEVYLAKKSSSPFRNYIDIKELSTLGAAISNSLPLYGLLDEKNLDSSRPLPFEPVSKAISPLDEDHFMKLVEKQFVDEEPSLVPLSKRRGMFYGNRRSHYLRPPNAPSLRYLKFRTPTIWLPEDDQELVKNINQYAYNWDLISSQMSNHHKREYVSNIERRTPWQCFERFVQLNEKFNIADMKGPKAHNAQIWLYEAHKLQQQQKRRISPLGVGSESIQRGHRRLRWASMFEAMRKCIKKRENAPRPNPSQPRKPFDVKNMSVPTPQEMSDLKAQRDEALRRDMQIKRAAKQRMQMAQLQQGKLPLTTASSPNLPMANNPNSKDSRIRSKQSTPQSAPPLGEKEKVTTQTPTQRNTKPANKREIIEGYAKKILFQKPNFTPELALMAAENIYRSLPLSDQQRKTVIYDNVAQPKVRPPEMKHSSPTPQEILQRAQKK
- a CDS encoding uncharacterized protein (some similarities with uniprot|P38817 YHR108W Saccharomyces cerevisiae GGA2 Golgi-localized protein with homology to gamma-adaptin), with protein sequence MMSIHLDEGPVRRMQPQSDPLTRKIQRACRISLPEPDLALNLDVADYINDKQGAAPREAAISIVRLINSRDTHTAIFALSLLDVLVKNCGYPFHLQISRKEFLNELVKRFPERPPVRFSKVQRLILTAIEEWYQTICKHSAYKEDMGYIRDMHRLLKYKGYTFPKINSEDLAVLKPSEHLKTPSEIQKEQEIAQAAKLEELIRRGKPEDLREANKLMKVMAGFKEDNMIQSKQILNEELTKLRRKADLLNEMLGTNDSPDIENETIVELYNALRSSQPRFQKIIEEEHDDDEFVQDLLKFNDTVNQLVQKYDLLKAGHAGEANQINVDNISSSVNNGGALANEINLIDFDDEEVNKSSSSNSTAAAARNNLEDDLLSGLNDLNFSDNNNNNNNFGFGGSIALDTAAHASPAVPVTTTTTTNSNFDLLSDLSSPSPVQAQQDTHSNDLLSEFSAPAVQHSTQPSIVSDRFLVNQSDVLKFEFAISRESESTIKVTSFFSNVSISQLTDLTLMLAVPKAQQLRLLPQSNTVLSSYAKDGIHQKSWIDNAVKNAPKPLRVKWKVSYKANGVPKEESAVYTFPNV
- the CNL1 gene encoding Cnl1p (similar to uniprot|Q06333 YDR357C Saccharomyces cerevisiae Protein of unknown function) — translated: MMSENITAVEPQENNDVEADSDPFNIDKLIVDYDYLLYKIQDELESIQLKTLEICQKQNEIVEHGIIEEVIDGNIGMAKDLLQKCDDLEKHYDQLDAVEGIVVSFKSRLKGVITQYKKYIDTKK
- the SPC110 gene encoding Spc110p (similar to uniprot|Q756L3 Ashbya gossypii AER241W AER241Wp and weakly similar to YDR356W uniprot|P32380 Saccharomyces cerevisiae YDR356W SPC110 Inner plaque spindle pole body (SPB) component ortholog of human kendrin involved in connecting nuclear microtubules to SPB interacts with Tub4p-complex and calmodulin phosphorylated by Mps1p in cell cycle-dependent manner), with product MSSVMETPHAGKLKKYEFTPIGYAEEKRKEGIDLLKENGLKRSLESGSDLPAERKRVRNPSVVDETFSSTRLFNDTSFDETVPEGIIQERRPNSRKNLVDDLLIKDQETTENLTSNPLKETESSLKKLQMENYNLRIKCTSLLKFLNNISDDGEIVKNLEILDELDDLKVRYRQLNLDYTALQKQCDRIEDQNDEHEDIAKLKESNDKLKEELRSTKENLIDTDAQLQQLKDTIKSLENKIFNMRTEQTEKECQHGMQVDLLQSKINETSTSLTSKERECSDLKEKIKWLTSQLQEFDHQSGSLLDLQSTLDSKNEAIRNLEAQLQRNEHQRQSLEREVSLLQEELSSIRETHQKIITHKDQQIKQLTENLSSSDSEAVKRLNELSSERLRLLETNKSLKFSEKDLKQTVKSLEDQLNSCQEELHASQDKHKEKVSELLRKQLPYTSSEVEAMRQELLEMRKSNDILKTENNSLSRRLDNLIRQSPSKKSVEVDIQRKNNEIRALRSTVKDLEHELQDVTSNVSKLKENHKEEIQKLRKQVNPDLPTDVLEEKSKLQNRISLLQMELNSIKDTKEKELAMWRRKYETIRRSNEELLQEGKDQSGQLSNILNEKDKEILQLQSRFNSLLTEKNSLLNELSKVRSHKDDYKEELKKNQSRLEFITKEFVKLKDASKQAENSEDAKDILNNKWYSKYQSMKDKFLGELKSLQDENLELQKSLLKQKANPNSTAEVFSKTTEKGTLKDEIDYYRLKYANEVKQNNDLKTMNQYLNRVLRASSQHVKLDILKLQNEVPVYNPYADIPFHNMRFSHQKIKFKTVALLVLSCIRMKTTIEARRWDRQRLDYLKRKIVLNQDNISW